A part of Vigna radiata var. radiata cultivar VC1973A chromosome 11, Vradiata_ver6, whole genome shotgun sequence genomic DNA contains:
- the LOC106776776 gene encoding uncharacterized protein LOC106776776: MDPPPGLNVDVKGQVCKLTKSLYGLKQASRQWFDKLYTFLVSSGYVQSKSDHSLFVKKTPKEFIALLVYVDDIVLTGNSMKEINLIKTLLDKQFQIKDLGELKYFLGFEVARSKRGIHLCQRKYALDILEETGMLGSKPSSTPYLSNNNSLYKTEDYMDNPSDYRRLIGKLFYLTNTIPYLCFTVNLLSQFMQEPTKHHYQALQHILRYVKSSPSEGLFFASNSRTQIKGFSGSDWATCHNTRRSTTG, from the coding sequence ATGGATCCTCCACCAGGGTTAAATGTTGATGTTAAAGGACAAGTATGCAAGCTAACTAAGTccttgtatgggttgaaacagGCGAGCAGACAGTGGTTTGACAAGCTCTACACATTCCTGGTTTCTTCTGGATATGTTCAATCTAAATCGGATCACTCTTTGTTTGTCAAGAAGACTCCTAAAGAATTCATAGCACTACTtgtgtatgttgatgatattgttttaaCTGGAAATTCCATGAAAGAGATCAACCTCATAAAAACTCTTTTGGACAAGCAATTCCAGATTAAAGATCTGGGAGAACTCAAGTATTTCCTGGGTTTTGAGGTTGCTAGATCTAAAAGGGGAATACATTTATGTCAAAGGAAGTATGCCCTTGACATTCTTGAAGAAACGGGGATGCTAGGAAGTAAACCTAGCTCTACACCATATTTGAGCAACAACAACTCTCTGTACAAAACAGAGGACTACATGGATAATCCTAGTGATTATCGAAGGCTGATAGGGAAGTTATTTTACCTTACTAACACTAtaccatatttatgttttacagtTAATCTTTTGAGTCAGTTTATGCAGGAACCAACCAAGCACCATTATCAGGCCTTGCAACACATTCTCAGATATGTTAAGTCAAGTCCTTCTGAAGGACTCTTCTTTGCTTCCAATTCTCGTACACAGATAAAGGGCTTCAGCGGTTCTGACTGGGCCACCTGCCACAATACAAGGAGGTCCACTACTGGCTAG
- the LOC106777404 gene encoding lysM domain receptor-like kinase 3 isoform X2 translates to MISTCNASLYHISYNHNADDLANFYSVHPSQIKPIMRGTKQDYLITVPCSCNSSNDLGGYFYDTTYKVKPNDSSVEINNIVYSGQAWSIDREVNPNEDLAIHLPCGCSEKKDSQIVVTYTVQRNDTPISIATLLNATLDDMVSMNEVLVQNPSFIDISWVLYVPRELNGLPSKGKEKKHYIIIGILAGVAFFSTITLIILVVVLRRSRASVVAKNDPNIVSKRSIGNRTISIKDFHAEHIEDATPFESERPVIYALEEIEDATNNFDETRKIGVGGYGSVYFGMLEEKEVAVKKMRSNKSKEFYAELKALCKIHHINIVELLGYASGDDHLYLVYEYVPNGSLSEHLHDPLLKGHQPLSWCARVQIALDAAKGLEYIHDYTKARYVHRDIKTSNILLDEKLRAKVADFGLAKLVERTNDEEFIATRLVGTPGYLPPESVKELQVTIKTDVFAFGVVLSELITGKRALFRDNQQANNMKSLVTVVSQIFGNKYPENVLADAIDGNLQHSYPMEDVYKMAEVAHWCLCEDPNDRPVMREIVVALSQIVMSSTEWEASLGGDSQVFSGVLDGR, encoded by the exons ATGATCAGCACATGCAATGCCTCACTCTACCACATAAGTTACAATCACAACGCAGATGACTTAGCCAACTTTTACTCCGTTCACCCCTCCCAAATCAAACCTATAATGCGTGGCACAAAGCAAGATTACCTTATAACAGTCCCTTGTTCCTGCAATAGCTCCAATGACCTTGGCGGATATTTCTATGATACAACCTACAAGGTGAAGCCTAATGACTCTTCTGTGGAGATTAACAACATTGTTTACAGTGGTCAAGCCTGGTCTATTGACAGAGAAGTGAACCCAAACGAGGACTTAGCAATACATCTTCCTTGTGGGTGTTCAGAAAAAAAAGACTCCCAAATTGTTGTCACGTATACAGTTCAGCGGAATGATACACCCATATCAATCGCTACTCTGCTAAATGCTACCTTAGATGACATGGTGAGTATGAACGAAGTTCTGGTTCAGAACCCCTCATTCATAGATATTAGTTGGGTGCTGTATGTTCCAAGGGAACTCAATGGTTTGCCTTCCAAAGGAAAAG AAAAGAAACACTATATAATCATTGGCATCTTAGCGGGTGTGGCATTCTTTTCAACTATCACTTTGATCATTCTCGTTGTCGTTCTTAGGAGATCCAGGGCCAGTGTAGTCGCAAAAAATGATCCAAATATTGTGTCTAAAAGATCCATTGGAAATAGAACTATTTCCATAAAGGACTTTCATGCAGAACATATAGAAG ATGCAACTCCATTTGAATCAGAAAGACCAGTAATTTATGCTCTAGAGGAGATTGAAGATGCTACAAATAACTTTGATGAAACGCGAAAGATTGGAGTAGGTGGATACGGGAGTGTGTATTTCGGAATGTTGGAGGAGAAG GAGGTTGCAGTAAAGAAGATGAGGTCTAATAAATCCAAAGAATTCTATGCAGAACTCAAGGCCCTGTGTAAGATCCATCACATTAACATT GTGGAGTTGTTGGGATATGCCAGCGGAGATGACCACCTTTATTTGGTGTATGAGTATGTTCCAAATGGATCTCTCAGTGAGCACCTTCATGATCCATTACTGAAAG GTCACCAGCCTCTTTCTTGGTGTGCTAGGGTTCAAATTGCATTGGATGCAGCAAAAGGTCTTGAATACATACATGATTACACGAAAGCTCGATATGTGCACCGTGATATAAAGACTTCCAATATTCTCCTTGATGAGAAGCTAAGAGCAAAG GTAGCAGATTTTGGACTTGCAAAGCTAGTAGAACGAACCAATGATGAAGAATTCATAGCAACAAGGCTGGTTGGAACACCGGGCTACCTTCCACCAGA ATCTGTTAAGGAGCTTCAAGTGACTATAAAAACAGATGTTTTTGCATTTGGGGTGGTTCTGTCAGAGTTGATAACAGGGAAACGTGCACTATTTCGTGACAACCAACAAGCCAACAATATGAAATCACTTGTTACAGTT GTTAGCCAAATCTTCGGAAATAAATACCCAGAGAATGTTTTAGCAGATGCCATAGATGGGAATCTTCAGCATAGCTATCCCATGGAAGATGTCTACAAG ATGGCAGAAGTAGCTCATTGGTGTTTGTGCGAAGATCCAAACGACAGGCCTGTGATGAGGGAGATAGTTGTGGCATTGTCACAGATTGTTATGTCATCCACAGAATGGGAAGCATCATTAGGTGGAGACAGCCAAGTCTTCAGCGGGGTTCTTGATGGAAGATGA
- the LOC106777404 gene encoding lysM domain receptor-like kinase 3 isoform X1, translated as MASLTSLLIPLLATSCVTVAVFSFQASLKTTHFEPFRCSSMISTCNASLYHISYNHNADDLANFYSVHPSQIKPIMRGTKQDYLITVPCSCNSSNDLGGYFYDTTYKVKPNDSSVEINNIVYSGQAWSIDREVNPNEDLAIHLPCGCSEKKDSQIVVTYTVQRNDTPISIATLLNATLDDMVSMNEVLVQNPSFIDISWVLYVPRELNGLPSKGKEKKHYIIIGILAGVAFFSTITLIILVVVLRRSRASVVAKNDPNIVSKRSIGNRTISIKDFHAEHIEDATPFESERPVIYALEEIEDATNNFDETRKIGVGGYGSVYFGMLEEKEVAVKKMRSNKSKEFYAELKALCKIHHINIVELLGYASGDDHLYLVYEYVPNGSLSEHLHDPLLKGHQPLSWCARVQIALDAAKGLEYIHDYTKARYVHRDIKTSNILLDEKLRAKVADFGLAKLVERTNDEEFIATRLVGTPGYLPPESVKELQVTIKTDVFAFGVVLSELITGKRALFRDNQQANNMKSLVTVVSQIFGNKYPENVLADAIDGNLQHSYPMEDVYKMAEVAHWCLCEDPNDRPVMREIVVALSQIVMSSTEWEASLGGDSQVFSGVLDGR; from the exons ATGGCTTCTCTAACTTCTCTTCTCATTCCTCTTCTTGCAACTTCTTGTGTAACTGTAGCTGTGTTTTCCTTCCAAGCTTCTCTCAAAACAACTCACTTTGAACCGTTCAGATGCTCCTCCATGATCAGCACATGCAATGCCTCACTCTACCACATAAGTTACAATCACAACGCAGATGACTTAGCCAACTTTTACTCCGTTCACCCCTCCCAAATCAAACCTATAATGCGTGGCACAAAGCAAGATTACCTTATAACAGTCCCTTGTTCCTGCAATAGCTCCAATGACCTTGGCGGATATTTCTATGATACAACCTACAAGGTGAAGCCTAATGACTCTTCTGTGGAGATTAACAACATTGTTTACAGTGGTCAAGCCTGGTCTATTGACAGAGAAGTGAACCCAAACGAGGACTTAGCAATACATCTTCCTTGTGGGTGTTCAGAAAAAAAAGACTCCCAAATTGTTGTCACGTATACAGTTCAGCGGAATGATACACCCATATCAATCGCTACTCTGCTAAATGCTACCTTAGATGACATGGTGAGTATGAACGAAGTTCTGGTTCAGAACCCCTCATTCATAGATATTAGTTGGGTGCTGTATGTTCCAAGGGAACTCAATGGTTTGCCTTCCAAAGGAAAAG AAAAGAAACACTATATAATCATTGGCATCTTAGCGGGTGTGGCATTCTTTTCAACTATCACTTTGATCATTCTCGTTGTCGTTCTTAGGAGATCCAGGGCCAGTGTAGTCGCAAAAAATGATCCAAATATTGTGTCTAAAAGATCCATTGGAAATAGAACTATTTCCATAAAGGACTTTCATGCAGAACATATAGAAG ATGCAACTCCATTTGAATCAGAAAGACCAGTAATTTATGCTCTAGAGGAGATTGAAGATGCTACAAATAACTTTGATGAAACGCGAAAGATTGGAGTAGGTGGATACGGGAGTGTGTATTTCGGAATGTTGGAGGAGAAG GAGGTTGCAGTAAAGAAGATGAGGTCTAATAAATCCAAAGAATTCTATGCAGAACTCAAGGCCCTGTGTAAGATCCATCACATTAACATT GTGGAGTTGTTGGGATATGCCAGCGGAGATGACCACCTTTATTTGGTGTATGAGTATGTTCCAAATGGATCTCTCAGTGAGCACCTTCATGATCCATTACTGAAAG GTCACCAGCCTCTTTCTTGGTGTGCTAGGGTTCAAATTGCATTGGATGCAGCAAAAGGTCTTGAATACATACATGATTACACGAAAGCTCGATATGTGCACCGTGATATAAAGACTTCCAATATTCTCCTTGATGAGAAGCTAAGAGCAAAG GTAGCAGATTTTGGACTTGCAAAGCTAGTAGAACGAACCAATGATGAAGAATTCATAGCAACAAGGCTGGTTGGAACACCGGGCTACCTTCCACCAGA ATCTGTTAAGGAGCTTCAAGTGACTATAAAAACAGATGTTTTTGCATTTGGGGTGGTTCTGTCAGAGTTGATAACAGGGAAACGTGCACTATTTCGTGACAACCAACAAGCCAACAATATGAAATCACTTGTTACAGTT GTTAGCCAAATCTTCGGAAATAAATACCCAGAGAATGTTTTAGCAGATGCCATAGATGGGAATCTTCAGCATAGCTATCCCATGGAAGATGTCTACAAG ATGGCAGAAGTAGCTCATTGGTGTTTGTGCGAAGATCCAAACGACAGGCCTGTGATGAGGGAGATAGTTGTGGCATTGTCACAGATTGTTATGTCATCCACAGAATGGGAAGCATCATTAGGTGGAGACAGCCAAGTCTTCAGCGGGGTTCTTGATGGAAGATGA
- the LOC106776777 gene encoding peroxidase 28-like produces the protein MKMARIFLTTLSLLLLLLAPSEADQINPYQPTSFSEIHKPFLGRRDDSHSKLTGDTPEERKQFDDRERYTLPQNAFHTPDKLTEGFYDQVCPGLQNIITQAFRQIVEQNSGAIGNIIRLQFHDCFVNGCDASILLDYTPSGDMVEKGSAFNGFLLKGADMIDDIKAKVESKCPGIVSCADILAFTTHVAMTMAGLPAQRPLGGRKDATVSFASVVEADNLPMSDWNIDQMMELFGRKGFNIEEMVVMIGAHSVGITHCDFFMQRALDFNKTGVPDPTLGQETIDEIKKACPNPGTTLFRNPPVNFDATPTVLDNLFFKDMVDKRRTLLITDGHLIEDSRTRPIVEQMAADPNLFPKRFPEVMLKLMSLNVLTGNEGEVRKICRSTN, from the exons ATGAAAATGGCACGAATCTTCCTTACCACTCTTTCTCTGCTGCTCCTGCTCCTTGCTCCTTCCGAGGCTGATCAAATAAATCCCTACCAACCAACATCTTTTTCTGAAATTCATAAACCATTTCTGGGCCGCCGTGATGATTCCCACAGTAAACTAACAGGTGACACACCCGAGGAAAGAAAACAATTCGATGATCGAGAACGCTACACATTGCCTCAAAATGCTTTCCACACTCCTGACAAACTCACTGAAGGATTCTACGACCAAGTTTGCCCCGGTTTACAAAACATCATCACCCAAGCTTTCCGCCAGATCGTTGAGCAGAATTCAGGCGCAATCGGTAACATCATTCGCCTTCAGTTCCATGACTGCTTCGTCAAT GGATGCGATGCATCGATATTGTTAGATTATACACCATCGGGTGACATGGTTGAGAAAGGTTCGGCGTTCAATGGTTTTCTCCTGAAAGGGGCTGACATGATAGATGACATAAAGGCAAAGGTGGAGAGCAAGTGTCCTGGAATCGTGTCATGTGCAGACATATTGGCATTTACAACCCACGTAGCAATGACAATGGCGGGTTTACCTGCTCAGAGGCCCCTTGGAGGTCGCAAAGACGCTACCGTTTCCTTTGCAAGCGTTGTAGAAGCCGACAATCTTCCTATGTCAGATTGGAACATCGACCAAATGATGGAACTGTTTGGCAGGAAAGGGTTCAACATAGAAGAAATGGTGGTGATGATTGGTGCACATTCTGTTGGGATTACTCATTGCGACTTCTTCATGCAGAGGGCCTTAGACTTCAATAAGACTGGGGTCCCTGACCCTACCCTGGGTCAGGAGACGATTGATGAAATCAAAAAAGCATGTCCTAATCCTGGCACAACCCTGTTTAGGAATCCCCCTGTGAACTTTGATGCCACACCAACTGTTCTTGATAACCTCTTCTTCAAGGACATGGTGGATAAAAGGAGAACTTTGCTCATTACAGATGGACATCTTATTGAAGATAGCAGAACTAGGCCAATCGTCGAACAGATGGCAGCCGACCCTAACTTGTTCCCCAAGAGGTTTCCTGAGGTCATGCTCAAGCTCATGTCTTTGAATGTGCTCACAGGAAATGAAGGGGAGGTGAGGAAGATTTGTAGATCCACTAATTAA